ACCACCGCACAAAACATAGGGCAAAAAACAAATCAAAAAACCGTGCCCGATATTGTCGTGTTGAATTTAACGGCGACTGATTATCAACCAAAATTATTGGTAACCGGCACGACCCAGCCGGTTCAGCTGACCACCCTTAAGTCGCAGGTGGCGGGACGTATCGAGAAAAAAATGGTGGTTGAAAACACCGCGGTAAAAACCGGCGCGGTGCTGATAAAATTCCAAGTCGCCGACAATATGGATAAATTGATTGCGGCGCAGAAACAATTGAAATTATTGCAAATCGCAAAAAACAGCGAGGCGCAATTGGCGACCCAAGGCCTATCATCCAACCTCAACATGGCCCAGGCCGATGCCAATTTGGCACAGGCGCGGGCGACGGTTAGCACCCTGACCAAGGTGGTTGAGGAGTTAAACGTCAAGGCGCCGTTTGATGGCGCGCTCAGCCAATATCATGTCGAGGTTGGCGATTTGATTTCCCCCGGGCAACCGCTGGCGGATTTTGCCGACCTAAAAAAATTATATGTTCAGGTTTATGTCGCGGCCGACCAAGTTAAGGACTTGGTGGTTGGCGCGCCGGCGCAGGTTACCATCACCGGCGACCAAAAAAACGCGGTGGTGGCTTATGTTGGCTCGGTCAGCGATTCGCAAACCGGCACCGTGCTTGTTAAGGTGAAAATGGATAACAGCGATGGAAAAATGAAGGGGCAGGTGCCGGCCTCGGTCGCCATCACCCTGCCCACGACCAAGGCCTACCGCATTCCGCCAACCTCGCTTTCCTTGAGCGATGAGGGCTTGCTCGGCATTAAGATATTGGGCGAGGGCAACAAGGTGATGTTCGCGCCGGTCACGGTTTTGGCGCAGGACGCAACCTCCATGTGGGTCAGCGGCTTGCCGGCGAAAATAACCCTGTTGAGCGATGGGCAAGCCTTTGTCAGCAATG
This genomic stretch from Hydrotalea sp. harbors:
- a CDS encoding efflux RND transporter periplasmic adaptor subunit, which translates into the protein MEANHNPSDDNKPAGQAGGHGGHGGGYGNGQERPVHPWQKFLVPGLSAVLVLFVLWWLLGSGNGIIISGKGHDEKMANQPETGQMTEQTSGPMMPSNSAESGATPPAPGTPATTAQNIGQKTNQKTVPDIVVLNLTATDYQPKLLVTGTTQPVQLTTLKSQVAGRIEKKMVVENTAVKTGAVLIKFQVADNMDKLIAAQKQLKLLQIAKNSEAQLATQGLSSNLNMAQADANLAQARATVSTLTKVVEELNVKAPFDGALSQYHVEVGDLISPGQPLADFADLKKLYVQVYVAADQVKDLVVGAPAQVTITGDQKNAVVAYVGSVSDSQTGTVLVKVKMDNSDGKMKGQVPASVAITLPTTKAYRIPPTSLSLSDEGLLGIKILGEGNKVMFAPVTVLAQDATSMWVSGLPAKITLLSDGQAFVSNGQIINPVYKNNQGN